From the Longimicrobium sp. genome, one window contains:
- a CDS encoding SusD/RagB family nutrient-binding outer membrane lipoprotein: MRNLTQLGRALSAAALAASLGACSDFIDNVPGNENVVQNASVSQLLTSVQLRTWLFNEGHVARATSVWLNQLSGIDRQFSSLDQYVYSEDEFDNEMSGLYAGSGLQDLRLARAKADSQNLTATSAVLKIHEAFLFGMAASMWGDLPYSQAGGGAVAPESPVDAQEAVYASVQTLLDQAITTLSAAPSASDLALLGDRDQSFAGNTAAWRRVAQSLKARYYMHWVEAQGAGGAAATAANTACAGNCLTKALAAAQAGINSAAGDWNSVHTGASTEQNWWYQFSNERSGYMAAGRLMVDSLKARGDGRLTVYFAGTPASITGSKPGENNGAASTLNLDAGGIAAADAGIALVTCAETQFIIAEAQYRLGAAPATIYTALNAGVACEQARHGTSAIAAVPALTGAALFHEIMMQKYFAQFLNMDAMNDYKRTCQPNVAAAVKVGSPVQNDPIPSRLLYGQSERQANSDNLSAPGTGNNGIRNRNDPISCASVTGLAGA; encoded by the coding sequence ATGCGAAACCTGACCCAACTCGGCCGCGCCCTGAGCGCGGCCGCGCTGGCCGCCTCGCTGGGCGCGTGCTCGGACTTCATCGACAACGTTCCCGGCAACGAGAACGTGGTCCAGAACGCGTCGGTGAGCCAGCTCCTGACCTCGGTGCAGCTGCGCACCTGGCTCTTCAACGAGGGCCACGTGGCACGCGCCACCTCGGTGTGGCTGAACCAGCTGTCGGGCATCGACCGCCAGTTCTCGAGCCTCGACCAGTACGTGTACAGCGAGGACGAGTTCGACAACGAGATGAGCGGCCTGTACGCCGGCAGCGGGCTGCAGGACCTCCGCCTGGCGCGAGCCAAGGCCGACTCGCAGAACCTGACCGCCACCAGCGCGGTGCTGAAGATCCACGAGGCCTTCCTGTTCGGCATGGCCGCCAGCATGTGGGGCGACCTGCCGTACTCGCAGGCCGGCGGCGGGGCCGTGGCGCCCGAGTCGCCGGTGGACGCGCAGGAGGCGGTCTACGCCTCGGTGCAGACGCTGCTGGACCAGGCCATCACCACGCTGAGCGCCGCGCCGTCGGCCTCGGACCTGGCGCTGCTGGGTGACCGCGACCAGTCGTTCGCGGGCAACACGGCGGCGTGGCGGCGGGTGGCCCAGTCGCTGAAGGCGCGCTACTACATGCACTGGGTGGAAGCCCAGGGCGCGGGCGGCGCGGCCGCCACCGCGGCCAACACCGCGTGCGCCGGCAACTGCCTGACCAAGGCGCTGGCGGCCGCCCAGGCCGGCATCAACTCGGCCGCGGGCGACTGGAACTCGGTGCACACCGGCGCGTCGACGGAGCAGAACTGGTGGTACCAGTTCAGCAACGAGCGCTCGGGGTACATGGCGGCCGGGCGCCTGATGGTGGACTCGCTGAAGGCGCGCGGCGACGGCCGGCTGACCGTGTACTTCGCGGGCACCCCGGCCAGCATCACGGGCTCCAAGCCGGGCGAGAACAACGGCGCGGCGTCCACGCTCAACCTCGACGCGGGCGGGATCGCCGCGGCCGACGCCGGGATCGCGCTGGTGACCTGCGCCGAGACGCAGTTCATCATCGCCGAGGCGCAGTATCGCCTGGGCGCGGCCCCGGCCACGATCTACACCGCGCTGAACGCGGGCGTGGCCTGCGAGCAGGCGCGCCACGGGACCAGCGCCATCGCCGCCGTTCCGGCGCTCACGGGCGCGGCGCTGTTCCACGAGATCATGATGCAGAAGTACTTCGCGCAGTTCCTGAACATGGACGCGATGAACGACTACAAGCGCACCTGCCAGCCGAACGTGGCGGCGGCGGTGAAGGTCGGCTCGCCCGTCCAGAACGACCCGATTCCGTCGCGCCTGCTGTACGGGCAGTCGGAGCGGCAGGCCAACAGCGACAACCTCAGCGCTCCGGGCACCGGCAACAACGGGATCCGGAACCGCAACGACCCGATCAGCTGCGCGTCGGTCACGGGGCTGGCCGGCGCCTGA
- a CDS encoding TonB-dependent receptor plug domain-containing protein, with protein sequence MRLAWTRPPLLVLAACCGGLIALASPAPAQQPAAGSAGDRFLVVHVTDSSNGSSVSGAEVWVGNTRTSTDSLGRALLPLRSDRETVLVRRLGYDEQRREVASGPATLEVALTPAPVALGQVRATSQRPPMSPPLQRFYQRMERGRGSFVTREQIDRRKPRRLTDIFREIPGVRVANTSRGDRLIMNGATPAMYRVDPRWEPGDCPVQYYLDGVSYQPDFAGVPNDVRPDEVEGIEVYRRLSEVPVEFRRPGSECGVVLIWLKERA encoded by the coding sequence ATGCGCCTTGCCTGGACCCGTCCACCACTCCTGGTGCTCGCCGCCTGCTGCGGCGGCCTGATCGCGCTCGCCTCGCCCGCGCCCGCCCAGCAGCCCGCGGCCGGATCCGCCGGCGACCGCTTCCTGGTGGTGCACGTCACCGACTCGTCGAACGGATCGTCCGTGAGCGGCGCCGAGGTGTGGGTGGGGAACACCCGCACCAGCACCGACAGCCTGGGGCGCGCGCTCCTGCCGCTGCGCAGCGACCGCGAGACCGTGCTGGTGCGCCGCCTGGGCTACGACGAGCAACGGCGCGAGGTGGCGTCCGGCCCCGCCACCCTCGAGGTGGCGCTGACCCCCGCGCCCGTGGCGCTGGGCCAGGTGCGGGCCACCAGCCAGCGCCCGCCGATGAGTCCCCCGCTGCAGCGCTTCTACCAGCGGATGGAGCGCGGGCGCGGGTCGTTCGTCACCCGCGAGCAGATCGACCGGCGCAAGCCGCGGCGCCTGACCGACATCTTCCGCGAGATCCCCGGCGTGCGCGTGGCCAACACCTCGCGCGGCGACCGGCTGATCATGAACGGCGCCACCCCCGCCATGTACCGCGTGGACCCGCGCTGGGAGCCGGGCGACTGCCCCGTGCAGTACTACCTCGACGGGGTGAGCTACCAGCCCGACTTCGCCGGCGTCCCCAACGACGTGCGCCCCGACGAGGTGGAGGGGATCGAGGTCTACCGCCGCCTCTCCGAGGTCCCCGTCGAGTTCCGCCGCCCCGGCTCGGAGTGCGGCGTGGTCCTCATCTGGCTGAAGGAGCGCGCGTAG
- a CDS encoding carboxypeptidase regulatory-like domain-containing protein yields MRLRSTLLAASALLLAAAPAAAQAVQGRLVDGAGAPVGQVLVVLLDASGKQVAGALSDRSGAFALRAPAAGRYTLRAERVGFAATVTPAFELAAGQTVQRRLELEGAPLRLGEIVVSAAARRCAVRPGTGVETATVWEEARKALNSAAYGQQQRLFRYRVARWDRDLDPRSQRVIRESRRDTGAVAAHPFASPPAAELSAKGWVQNTAEGTFYYGPDPSVLVSDEFLDDHCLRLSDDGAAGDSLVGVAFEPVGGRRLPDIRGVLWLDRATAELRRVEYTYTGLPTPVSHPRLGGTVEYARLADGPWIVRRWSIRMPQVEIQQGARTTPGRDADIYTAYENARLFAIREDGGEVVSTTAQNGAPAMGAGELAAIEGVVWDSTRAAPLSGARVYVSGTSFEAVTDSAGRFRIGGLRGGTYTVAFTHFRLGPVAASVRPATVAAEAGKTTPVPLAVPGLATVAAAVCPDLGAQPLRGVIIGSLRAPQGSGGGTTVRATWGASGTGAARRAAGYVATAADDAGGFALCGVPEGQSVTLTAGPGSRTEVRLAAGTPLQRDLVLVPAAGGAVAAASASPGDAVGLPGVTATGRATLADFVRRRRSGRGVFMTRDEIAQKNPHRTVDVFMGMPGVRMVDDGRGGLKIQMAGAVAPRAVGQIGSRTYNPQVAIENQRAADRARERGAGDPDAPTPALAGLGADAQGASQRSGAGDCQVQFYVDGALFYPSVEGDISSDVPVSLIEALEVYRSLAETPVEFRSNSSAACGTVVVWTSAARR; encoded by the coding sequence ATGCGTCTCCGCTCCACCCTTCTCGCAGCTTCCGCGCTCCTCCTGGCCGCCGCGCCCGCCGCCGCGCAGGCGGTGCAGGGCCGCCTCGTCGACGGCGCCGGCGCGCCCGTGGGGCAGGTGCTGGTCGTCCTCCTCGACGCGTCCGGCAAGCAGGTCGCCGGCGCGCTCAGCGACCGCTCCGGCGCCTTCGCCCTCCGCGCGCCGGCCGCCGGGCGCTACACGCTGCGCGCCGAGCGCGTGGGCTTCGCCGCCACCGTCACCCCCGCGTTCGAGCTGGCCGCGGGACAGACGGTACAGCGGCGGCTGGAGCTCGAGGGCGCGCCGCTGCGGCTGGGCGAGATCGTGGTGAGCGCCGCCGCCCGCCGCTGCGCCGTGCGCCCGGGAACGGGGGTGGAGACGGCCACGGTGTGGGAGGAGGCGCGCAAGGCGCTCAACTCCGCCGCCTACGGGCAGCAGCAGCGCCTCTTCCGCTACCGCGTGGCCCGGTGGGACCGCGACCTCGATCCCCGCAGCCAGCGCGTGATCCGCGAGTCGCGCCGCGACACCGGCGCGGTGGCCGCGCACCCCTTCGCCAGCCCGCCCGCGGCCGAGCTCTCCGCGAAGGGATGGGTGCAGAACACGGCGGAGGGCACCTTCTACTACGGTCCCGACCCGTCCGTCCTGGTCTCCGACGAGTTCCTCGACGACCACTGCCTGCGCCTGTCGGACGACGGCGCCGCGGGCGATTCGCTGGTGGGCGTGGCGTTCGAGCCGGTGGGCGGGCGGCGCCTTCCCGACATCCGCGGCGTGCTCTGGCTCGACCGCGCCACCGCCGAACTGCGGCGGGTGGAGTACACCTACACCGGCCTCCCCACCCCGGTCAGCCACCCGCGGCTGGGCGGCACGGTGGAGTACGCGCGGCTGGCCGACGGCCCGTGGATCGTCCGCCGCTGGTCCATCCGCATGCCGCAGGTCGAGATCCAGCAGGGCGCCCGCACCACCCCCGGCCGCGACGCCGACATCTACACCGCCTACGAGAACGCGCGCCTCTTCGCCATCCGCGAGGACGGCGGCGAGGTCGTCTCCACCACCGCCCAGAACGGCGCGCCGGCGATGGGCGCGGGCGAGCTTGCGGCGATCGAGGGCGTGGTGTGGGACAGCACCCGCGCCGCGCCGCTCTCCGGCGCGCGCGTCTACGTCTCCGGCACCTCGTTCGAGGCGGTGACCGACTCCGCCGGCCGCTTCCGCATCGGCGGGCTGCGCGGCGGCACCTACACCGTCGCCTTCACGCACTTCCGGCTGGGCCCCGTGGCCGCCTCCGTCCGCCCGGCGACGGTGGCTGCGGAGGCGGGGAAGACCACGCCGGTCCCGCTCGCCGTCCCCGGCCTGGCGACGGTGGCCGCGGCGGTGTGCCCCGACCTCGGCGCGCAGCCGTTGCGCGGGGTGATCATCGGCTCGCTGCGCGCGCCGCAGGGCTCGGGCGGCGGCACCACCGTCCGCGCCACCTGGGGCGCGTCGGGAACCGGCGCCGCCCGGCGCGCCGCGGGCTACGTGGCGACGGCGGCGGACGACGCGGGGGGATTCGCGCTCTGCGGCGTTCCCGAGGGGCAGTCGGTGACCCTCACCGCCGGCCCCGGCAGCCGCACCGAGGTGCGCCTGGCCGCGGGCACCCCGCTGCAGCGCGACCTGGTCCTCGTCCCCGCCGCGGGCGGCGCCGTCGCCGCGGCCAGCGCCAGCCCGGGCGACGCCGTGGGCCTCCCCGGCGTGACCGCCACCGGGCGTGCGACGCTGGCCGACTTCGTCCGCCGTCGCCGGAGCGGGCGCGGCGTGTTCATGACGCGCGACGAGATCGCGCAGAAGAACCCGCACCGCACCGTGGACGTGTTCATGGGGATGCCGGGGGTGCGGATGGTGGACGACGGCCGCGGCGGGCTGAAGATCCAGATGGCCGGCGCCGTCGCCCCGCGCGCCGTGGGGCAGATCGGCTCGCGCACCTACAACCCGCAGGTGGCGATCGAGAACCAGCGCGCCGCCGACCGCGCGCGGGAGCGCGGCGCCGGCGATCCCGACGCCCCCACGCCCGCGCTCGCCGGGCTGGGCGCCGACGCGCAGGGTGCGTCGCAGCGCTCGGGCGCCGGCGACTGCCAGGTGCAGTTCTACGTTGACGGCGCGCTCTTCTACCCCAGCGTCGAGGGCGACATCTCCAGCGACGTGCCGGTCAGCCTGATCGAGGCGCTGGAGGTGTACCGCAGCCTCGCCGAGACGCCGGTGGAGTTCCGCAGCAACTCGTCGGCGGCGTGCGGCACGGTGGTCGTCTGGACCTCCGCCGCCCGGCGCTGA
- a CDS encoding cupin domain-containing protein — protein sequence MAMHPRAEMLVRELGLQPHPEGGFYREVFRSARRVQPFDARPARSALTLIYFLLADGGASRWHRVASDEAWSWVEGDPLELLRIPRTLDGLSRQVLAAPGEGAEALAVVPAGEWQAARTTGAYTLVTCAVGPGFDFADFRMMSDDPAATEAVRARFPDAAALI from the coding sequence ATGGCGATGCATCCACGCGCCGAGATGCTGGTCCGCGAGCTGGGCCTGCAGCCGCACCCCGAGGGCGGCTTCTACCGCGAGGTGTTCCGCTCCGCGCGCCGCGTGCAGCCGTTCGACGCGCGGCCGGCGAGGAGCGCGCTGACGCTGATCTACTTCCTGCTGGCGGACGGCGGCGCCAGCCGGTGGCACCGCGTGGCGTCGGACGAGGCGTGGAGCTGGGTGGAGGGCGACCCGCTCGAGCTGCTGCGCATCCCGCGCACGCTCGACGGCCTGTCGCGCCAGGTGCTCGCCGCGCCGGGGGAGGGCGCCGAAGCGCTGGCGGTCGTCCCCGCGGGCGAGTGGCAGGCGGCGCGCACGACGGGTGCGTACACGCTCGTCACCTGCGCGGTGGGCCCCGGCTTCGACTTCGCCGACTTCCGCATGATGAGCGACGATCCCGCCGCCACCGAGGCCGTCCGCGCGCGCTTCCCCGACGCGGCGGCGCTGATCTGA
- a CDS encoding VWA domain-containing protein, translated as MRTVRRARPFLLCLLALGACGRTHGPSPDRSEVATTSDTVVSGMQVMEPPAPVAATAPPVPADGYALQRQEEFNREQYSPIQENEFRDAAANPLSTFAIDVDAASYANVRRFILGEGRMPPRDAVRIEELVNYFDYDYPDPRGDAPFSITTEVAPAPWNPAHRLVHVGLQGRRMEAASLPPANLVFLVDVSGSMDEPGKLPLLKDAFALLVDNLRPQDRVSIVAYAGAAGLVLPPTPGGAKDRIRDAISTLTPQGSTNGAEGIKLAYQLARDAFIRGGNNRVILATDGDFNVGVSSDAELVQLIERERQSGVFLTVLGFGTGNLQDTKMEQLADKGNGNYAYVDGIDEARRVLVVEMGGTLFTIAKDVKVQVEFNPARVKAYRLIGYENRLLAAEDFNDDRRDAGELGAGHSVTALYEVVPADAPDNPARGTDPLRYQTPRARSSAAGSNELLTVKLRYKAPDGDASRLLAHPLVDRATPLARTSPDFRFSAAVAEWGMLLRQSRFRGAASYGAVTSLARGAIGDDRGGYRAEFLRLVQVSQRFASREPGGDDDGEVTALDR; from the coding sequence ATGCGCACCGTTCGCCGCGCCCGACCGTTTCTCCTCTGCCTGCTCGCGCTGGGGGCGTGTGGCAGGACCCACGGTCCCTCCCCCGACCGCAGCGAGGTCGCCACCACCTCCGACACCGTCGTTTCGGGGATGCAGGTGATGGAGCCGCCCGCGCCGGTGGCCGCGACCGCGCCGCCCGTCCCTGCGGACGGCTACGCGCTCCAGCGGCAGGAGGAGTTCAACCGCGAGCAGTACAGCCCCATCCAGGAGAACGAGTTCCGCGACGCGGCGGCCAACCCGCTCTCCACCTTCGCCATCGACGTGGACGCGGCCTCGTACGCCAACGTCCGCCGCTTCATCCTGGGCGAGGGGCGGATGCCGCCGCGCGACGCGGTGCGCATCGAGGAGCTGGTCAACTACTTCGACTACGACTATCCCGACCCGCGCGGCGACGCCCCCTTCTCCATCACCACCGAGGTGGCGCCGGCGCCGTGGAACCCCGCGCACCGGCTGGTGCACGTCGGCCTGCAGGGGCGGCGGATGGAGGCGGCCTCGCTTCCGCCCGCGAACCTGGTCTTCCTGGTCGACGTCTCCGGCTCGATGGACGAGCCCGGCAAGCTGCCGCTGCTGAAGGACGCGTTCGCGCTGCTGGTGGACAACCTGCGCCCGCAGGACCGCGTCTCCATCGTGGCCTACGCCGGCGCGGCGGGGCTGGTGCTGCCGCCCACCCCCGGCGGCGCGAAGGACCGCATCCGCGACGCCATCTCCACCCTGACGCCGCAGGGCTCGACGAACGGCGCGGAGGGGATCAAGCTCGCCTACCAGCTGGCGCGCGACGCCTTCATCCGCGGCGGCAACAACCGCGTGATCCTGGCCACCGACGGCGACTTCAACGTGGGCGTGAGCAGCGACGCCGAGCTGGTGCAGCTGATCGAGCGCGAGCGCCAGTCGGGCGTCTTCCTGACCGTGCTGGGCTTCGGGACGGGGAACCTGCAGGACACCAAGATGGAGCAGCTGGCCGACAAGGGGAACGGCAACTACGCCTACGTGGACGGGATCGACGAGGCGCGGCGGGTGCTGGTGGTGGAGATGGGCGGAACGCTCTTCACCATCGCCAAGGACGTGAAGGTGCAGGTGGAGTTCAATCCCGCGCGGGTGAAGGCGTACCGGCTGATCGGCTACGAGAACCGCCTGCTCGCGGCCGAGGACTTCAACGACGACCGCAGGGACGCCGGCGAGCTGGGCGCGGGCCACAGCGTGACCGCGCTGTACGAGGTGGTGCCGGCGGACGCGCCCGACAACCCCGCGCGCGGCACCGACCCGCTGCGGTACCAGACGCCCCGCGCGCGGTCGTCCGCGGCGGGGAGCAACGAGCTGCTGACGGTGAAGCTGCGCTACAAGGCGCCCGACGGCGACGCCAGCCGCCTGCTGGCGCATCCGCTCGTCGACCGGGCAACGCCGCTGGCCCGCACCTCGCCCGACTTCCGCTTCAGCGCCGCGGTGGCGGAGTGGGGGATGCTGCTGCGCCAGTCGCGCTTCCGCGGGGCGGCCAGCTACGGCGCGGTCACGTCGCTGGCCCGCGGCGCCATCGGCGACGACCGCGGCGGCTACCGCGCCGAGTTCCTGCGCCTGGTCCAGGTCTCGCAGCGCTTCGCCTCGCGCGAGCCCGGGGGTGATGATGACGGCGAGGTGACGGCGCTCGATCGCTGA
- a CDS encoding SDR family oxidoreductase has translation MERVLLAGASGHLGRCVAKELKARGYVVRALARRPERLDATADEAVQGDLLDPATLGPACAGVHVVFSCAGASMRLGGFGDRRGPLEVDWQGNSNLLAAARAAGVRRFVYVSVHGAQGMRALEYTGAHERFADELRASGMEHAIVRPTGFFSFFGEIAKMAKRGRGVVIGGGEARTNPIHEADLAEVCADAVAGDAAEIAVGGPDVFTRAEIVELAFRAVGRPAPGKLTHVPPGVFRGAAAVLKPLNRRIAALLAFGAVVSQVDCVAPTYGTRRLEDYFRTFAG, from the coding sequence ATGGAGCGGGTGCTGCTGGCGGGCGCCTCGGGGCACCTGGGGCGGTGCGTGGCAAAGGAGCTGAAGGCGCGCGGCTACGTCGTTCGCGCGCTGGCCCGGCGCCCGGAGCGGCTCGACGCCACCGCGGACGAGGCGGTCCAGGGCGACCTGCTCGACCCGGCGACGCTCGGCCCGGCGTGCGCGGGCGTCCACGTCGTGTTCTCCTGCGCCGGCGCGTCGATGCGCCTCGGCGGGTTCGGGGACCGGCGCGGCCCGCTGGAGGTCGACTGGCAGGGGAACTCGAACCTGCTCGCCGCGGCGCGCGCGGCCGGCGTGCGCAGGTTCGTCTACGTCTCCGTCCACGGCGCGCAGGGGATGCGGGCGCTGGAGTACACCGGCGCGCACGAGCGCTTCGCGGACGAGCTGCGCGCGTCGGGGATGGAGCACGCGATCGTGCGGCCGACGGGCTTTTTCTCCTTCTTCGGCGAGATCGCGAAGATGGCGAAGCGGGGGCGCGGGGTGGTGATCGGCGGCGGCGAGGCGCGCACCAATCCCATTCACGAGGCCGATCTGGCGGAAGTGTGCGCCGATGCGGTGGCGGGAGATGCGGCGGAGATCGCCGTCGGGGGGCCGGACGTCTTCACCCGCGCGGAGATCGTGGAGCTCGCCTTCCGCGCCGTCGGCCGACCGGCGCCGGGGAAACTGACGCACGTGCCGCCCGGCGTGTTCCGTGGCGCCGCGGCGGTGCTGAAGCCGCTCAACCGCCGCATCGCCGCGCTGCTGGCCTTCGGCGCCGTGGTCAGCCAGGTGGACTGCGTCGCCCCCACGTACGGCACGCGGCGGCTGGAGGACTACTTCCGCACCTTCGCGGGGTGA
- a CDS encoding DUF72 domain-containing protein: protein MADRVLIGTQGWNYAAWVGPFYPEGTRPADMLSLYAQAFGTVEVDSTFYAIPPAKTVRGWAERTPPDFVFALKLPQEITHERHLRRAEAETELFLDRARLLGPKLGPILVQLGPEFSPADWDALEAFVPRLPRDLRFAVEVRQQRWTRPDVLYDLLSMLAEHNVALALSDGRWIPRETVLELATRPTADFHYLRWMGPNRDLTDFSHVQVDRTAEIDEWAGVLRQLRGVTVHGYANNHFAGHSPASARDLQRRLGISPVDPGQIGDQISLF from the coding sequence GTGGCGGACCGGGTGCTGATCGGCACGCAGGGGTGGAACTACGCGGCGTGGGTGGGGCCCTTCTATCCCGAGGGCACCCGCCCGGCCGACATGCTGTCGCTCTACGCGCAGGCGTTCGGCACGGTGGAGGTCGATTCCACCTTCTACGCCATCCCGCCGGCGAAGACGGTGCGCGGGTGGGCGGAGCGCACGCCGCCGGACTTCGTCTTCGCCCTCAAGCTCCCGCAGGAGATCACCCACGAGCGCCACCTGCGCCGCGCGGAGGCGGAGACGGAGCTCTTCCTCGACCGTGCCCGCCTGCTCGGGCCCAAGCTGGGGCCGATCCTGGTGCAGCTCGGCCCGGAGTTCTCGCCGGCGGACTGGGACGCGCTGGAAGCGTTCGTGCCCAGGCTGCCGCGCGACCTGCGCTTCGCCGTGGAGGTGCGGCAGCAGCGGTGGACGCGCCCCGACGTGCTGTACGACCTCCTCTCGATGCTCGCCGAGCACAACGTGGCGCTGGCGCTCAGCGACGGGCGCTGGATCCCGCGCGAGACGGTGCTGGAGCTGGCGACCAGGCCCACCGCGGACTTCCACTACCTGCGGTGGATGGGGCCGAACCGCGACCTCACCGACTTCTCGCACGTCCAGGTGGACCGGACGGCGGAGATCGACGAGTGGGCCGGGGTGCTGCGCCAGCTGCGCGGCGTCACCGTCCACGGCTACGCGAACAACCACTTCGCCGGCCACTCCCCCGCCTCCGCGCGCGACCTGCAGCGCCGCCTGGGCATCTCGCCCGTGGACCCGGGCCAGATCGGAGACCAGATCTCGCTCTTCTGA